A genomic stretch from Arvicanthis niloticus isolate mArvNil1 chromosome 12, mArvNil1.pat.X, whole genome shotgun sequence includes:
- the Klhl6 gene encoding kelch-like protein 6 isoform X1 produces the protein MAGQRGACTMSDVVERSLEGPLAPTTDKSSQKRGDLVEILTGEKVKFDDTRLSLILQNGLETLREENALTDVILCVDIQEFSCHRVVLAAASNYFRAMFCNDLKEKYEKRIIIKGVDAETMHTLLNYTYTSKALITKQNVQRVLEAANLFQFLQLVDACASFLTEALNPENCIGILRLADTHSLDSLKMQVQSYIIQNFVQILNSEEFLELPVDTLYHILRSDDLCVTEEAQVFETVMSWVRHKQSERLCLLPCVLENVRLPLLDPWYFVEMVEADPLIRQCPEVFPLLQEARMYHLSGNENFWKFLRSHYCAPRLSCLHPWYGRRYTCKLHPWLDLFTGSPSLSGRYPLFLLKFPKLHFDELSPAQIISERTKPRMHEFQSEVFMIIGGCTKDERFVAEVTCLDPLRRSRLEVAKLPLTEHELESENKKWVEFACVTLKNEVYISGGKETQHEVWKYNSSINKWIQIEYLNIGRWRHKMVVLGGKVYVLGGFDGLQRINNVETYDPFHNCWSEAAPLLVHVSSFAATSHKKKLYVIGGGPNGKLATDKTQCYDPSTNKWVLKSAMPVEAKCINAVSFQDHIYVVGGAMRALYAYSPLEDSWCLVTQLSHERASCGIAPCNNRLYITGGRDEKNEVIATVLCWDPEAQKLTEECVLPRGVSHHGSVTIRKSYTHIRRVVPGAVSV, from the exons ATGGCAGGACAAAGAGGCGCCTGCACCATGAGCGATGTCGTAGAGAGGAGCTTGGAAGGACCCTTAGCACCCACTACAGACAAGTCCTCCCAGAAAAGGGGAGACTTGGTGGAAATATTAACCGGGGAGAAGGTAAAATTTGACGACACGAGACTTTCTTTAATTCTTCAGAACGGCCTGGAGACGCTGCGAGAGGAAAATGCTTTGACAGATGTCATCTTGTGTGTGGACATTCAGGAATTCTCTTGCCATCGCGTGGTGCTTGCTGCAGCCAGCAACTATTTCAG GGCTATGTTCTGCAACGACTTAAAGGAAAAGTATGAGAAGAGGATCATTATTAAAGGGGTGGATGCTGAGACCATGCACACTCTCCTGAACTACACATACACAAGCAAGGCTCTGATCACCAAGCAGAATGTTCAGCGGGTTCTGGAGGCTGCCAACCTTTTCCAG TTTCTACAGCTGGTGGATGCTTGTGCCAGCTTTCTCACAGAAGCACTGAACCCAGAAAATTGTATTGGAATATTGAGGCTTGCAGACACACACTCCTTGGACAGTTTAAAGATGCAAGTCCAAAGTTACATCATTCAAAATTTTGTTCAGATTCTGAATTCTGAGGAGTTCCTTGAACTTCCTGTGGACACCTTGTACCACATCTTGAGAAGCGACGACCTGTGTGTGACTGAGGAAGCTCAAGTGTTTGAGACTGTGATGAGTTGGGTCCGGCACAAACAATCAGAACGACTCTGCCTACTCCCCTGTGTCCTCGAGAATGTGCGTTTACCACTTCTGGACCCATGGTACTTTGTGGAGATGGTCGAAGCAGACCCTCTCATTAGACAGTGCCCTGAAGTCTTCCCGCTGCTTCAGGAAGCCAGGATGTACCACCTTTCTGGCAATGAG AATTTCTGGAAATTCCTTAGATCTCATTACTGTGCTCCCAGGCTATCCTGCCTCCACCCCTGGTATGGTAGAAGATATACATGTAAACTTCACCCCTGGCTGGACCTTTTCACTGGCTCTCCATCACTTTCAGGAAGATACCCACTCTTTCTGCTAAAGTTCCCTAAACTCCACTTCGATGAACTATCTCCTGCTCAG ATTATTTCAGAGCGCACCAAACCCAGGATGCATGAGTTCCAGTCTGAGGTGTTTATGATCATTGGTGGCTGTACAAAGGATGAACGGTTTGTGGCAGAGGTAACCTGCCTGGACCCCCTAAGGCGCAGTCGCCTGGAGGTGGCCAAGCTTCCACTGACAGAGCATGAGCTGGAGAGTGAGAATAAGAAGTGGGTGGAGTTTGCATGCGTGACATTAAAAAATGAGGTCTACATATCAG GTGGCAAAGAAACACAGCACGAGGTTTGGAAATATAATTCCTCAATCAACAAATGGATTCAGATTGAATATTTAAACATAGGCCGCTGGAGGCATAAGATGGTCGTGTTGGGTGGCAAAGTCTATGTACTTGGGGGCTTTGATGGCTTACAAAGGATCAACAATGTGGAGACTTACGATCCCTTCCACAACTGCTGGTCAGAG gcTGCACCCCTCCTTGTCCATGTCAGTTCCTTTGCAGCCACCAGCCACAAGAAGAAGTTGTATGTCATTGGAGGAGGACCCAATGGAAAGCTGGCCACAGACAAGACTCAGTGTTATGATCCTTCAACCAATAAATGGGTTTTGAAGTCAGCCATGCCAGTAGAGGCTAAATGCATCAATGCAGTGAGTTTCCAGGATCATATCTATGTTGTTG GTGGTGCCATGAGAGCACTCTATGCCTATAGCCCTCTGGAAGACAGCTGGTGTCTGGTGACACAGCTCAGCCATGAGCGAGCCAGCTGTGGCATTGCACCCTGCAACAACAGGCTATATATCACTGGTGGACGGGACGAGAAGAATGAGGTCATTGCTACTGTGCTCTGCTGGGACCCCGAGGCTCAGAAGCTGACTGAGGAATGTGTGCTGCCACGAGGAGTGTCACATCATGGCAGTGTCACCATCAGGAAGTCATATACTCACATCCGGAGGGTTGTCCCTGGAGCAGTGTCTGTGTGA
- the Klhl6 gene encoding kelch-like protein 6 isoform X3 has translation MAGQRGACTMSDVVERSLEGPLAPTTDKSSQKRGDLVEILTGEKVKFDDTRLSLILQNGLETLREENALTDVILCVDIQEFSCHRVVLAAASNYFRAMFCNDLKEKYEKRIIIKGVDAETMHTLLNYTYTSKALITKQNVQRVLEAANLFQFLQLVDACASFLTEALNPENCIGILRLADTHSLDSLKMQVQSYIIQNFVQILNSEEFLELPVDTLYHILRSDDLCVTEEAQVFETVMSWVRHKQSERLCLLPCVLENVRLPLLDPWYFVEMVEADPLIRQCPEVFPLLQEARMYHLSGNEIISERTKPRMHEFQSEVFMIIGGCTKDERFVAEVTCLDPLRRSRLEVAKLPLTEHELESENKKWVEFACVTLKNEVYISGGKETQHEVWKYNSSINKWIQIEYLNIGRWRHKMVVLGGKVYVLGGFDGLQRINNVETYDPFHNCWSEAAPLLVHVSSFAATSHKKKLYVIGGGPNGKLATDKTQCYDPSTNKWVLKSAMPVEAKCINAVSFQDHIYVVGGAMRALYAYSPLEDSWCLVTQLSHERASCGIAPCNNRLYITGGRDEKNEVIATVLCWDPEAQKLTEECVLPRGVSHHGSVTIRKSYTHIRRVVPGAVSV, from the exons ATGGCAGGACAAAGAGGCGCCTGCACCATGAGCGATGTCGTAGAGAGGAGCTTGGAAGGACCCTTAGCACCCACTACAGACAAGTCCTCCCAGAAAAGGGGAGACTTGGTGGAAATATTAACCGGGGAGAAGGTAAAATTTGACGACACGAGACTTTCTTTAATTCTTCAGAACGGCCTGGAGACGCTGCGAGAGGAAAATGCTTTGACAGATGTCATCTTGTGTGTGGACATTCAGGAATTCTCTTGCCATCGCGTGGTGCTTGCTGCAGCCAGCAACTATTTCAG GGCTATGTTCTGCAACGACTTAAAGGAAAAGTATGAGAAGAGGATCATTATTAAAGGGGTGGATGCTGAGACCATGCACACTCTCCTGAACTACACATACACAAGCAAGGCTCTGATCACCAAGCAGAATGTTCAGCGGGTTCTGGAGGCTGCCAACCTTTTCCAG TTTCTACAGCTGGTGGATGCTTGTGCCAGCTTTCTCACAGAAGCACTGAACCCAGAAAATTGTATTGGAATATTGAGGCTTGCAGACACACACTCCTTGGACAGTTTAAAGATGCAAGTCCAAAGTTACATCATTCAAAATTTTGTTCAGATTCTGAATTCTGAGGAGTTCCTTGAACTTCCTGTGGACACCTTGTACCACATCTTGAGAAGCGACGACCTGTGTGTGACTGAGGAAGCTCAAGTGTTTGAGACTGTGATGAGTTGGGTCCGGCACAAACAATCAGAACGACTCTGCCTACTCCCCTGTGTCCTCGAGAATGTGCGTTTACCACTTCTGGACCCATGGTACTTTGTGGAGATGGTCGAAGCAGACCCTCTCATTAGACAGTGCCCTGAAGTCTTCCCGCTGCTTCAGGAAGCCAGGATGTACCACCTTTCTGGCAATGAG ATTATTTCAGAGCGCACCAAACCCAGGATGCATGAGTTCCAGTCTGAGGTGTTTATGATCATTGGTGGCTGTACAAAGGATGAACGGTTTGTGGCAGAGGTAACCTGCCTGGACCCCCTAAGGCGCAGTCGCCTGGAGGTGGCCAAGCTTCCACTGACAGAGCATGAGCTGGAGAGTGAGAATAAGAAGTGGGTGGAGTTTGCATGCGTGACATTAAAAAATGAGGTCTACATATCAG GTGGCAAAGAAACACAGCACGAGGTTTGGAAATATAATTCCTCAATCAACAAATGGATTCAGATTGAATATTTAAACATAGGCCGCTGGAGGCATAAGATGGTCGTGTTGGGTGGCAAAGTCTATGTACTTGGGGGCTTTGATGGCTTACAAAGGATCAACAATGTGGAGACTTACGATCCCTTCCACAACTGCTGGTCAGAG gcTGCACCCCTCCTTGTCCATGTCAGTTCCTTTGCAGCCACCAGCCACAAGAAGAAGTTGTATGTCATTGGAGGAGGACCCAATGGAAAGCTGGCCACAGACAAGACTCAGTGTTATGATCCTTCAACCAATAAATGGGTTTTGAAGTCAGCCATGCCAGTAGAGGCTAAATGCATCAATGCAGTGAGTTTCCAGGATCATATCTATGTTGTTG GTGGTGCCATGAGAGCACTCTATGCCTATAGCCCTCTGGAAGACAGCTGGTGTCTGGTGACACAGCTCAGCCATGAGCGAGCCAGCTGTGGCATTGCACCCTGCAACAACAGGCTATATATCACTGGTGGACGGGACGAGAAGAATGAGGTCATTGCTACTGTGCTCTGCTGGGACCCCGAGGCTCAGAAGCTGACTGAGGAATGTGTGCTGCCACGAGGAGTGTCACATCATGGCAGTGTCACCATCAGGAAGTCATATACTCACATCCGGAGGGTTGTCCCTGGAGCAGTGTCTGTGTGA
- the Klhl6 gene encoding kelch-like protein 6 isoform X4 — MFCNDLKEKYEKRIIIKGVDAETMHTLLNYTYTSKALITKQNVQRVLEAANLFQFLQLVDACASFLTEALNPENCIGILRLADTHSLDSLKMQVQSYIIQNFVQILNSEEFLELPVDTLYHILRSDDLCVTEEAQVFETVMSWVRHKQSERLCLLPCVLENVRLPLLDPWYFVEMVEADPLIRQCPEVFPLLQEARMYHLSGNENFWKFLRSHYCAPRLSCLHPWYGRRYTCKLHPWLDLFTGSPSLSGRYPLFLLKFPKLHFDELSPAQIISERTKPRMHEFQSEVFMIIGGCTKDERFVAEVTCLDPLRRSRLEVAKLPLTEHELESENKKWVEFACVTLKNEVYISGGKETQHEVWKYNSSINKWIQIEYLNIGRWRHKMVVLGGKVYVLGGFDGLQRINNVETYDPFHNCWSEAAPLLVHVSSFAATSHKKKLYVIGGGPNGKLATDKTQCYDPSTNKWVLKSAMPVEAKCINAVSFQDHIYVVGGAMRALYAYSPLEDSWCLVTQLSHERASCGIAPCNNRLYITGGRDEKNEVIATVLCWDPEAQKLTEECVLPRGVSHHGSVTIRKSYTHIRRVVPGAVSV; from the exons ATGTTCTGCAACGACTTAAAGGAAAAGTATGAGAAGAGGATCATTATTAAAGGGGTGGATGCTGAGACCATGCACACTCTCCTGAACTACACATACACAAGCAAGGCTCTGATCACCAAGCAGAATGTTCAGCGGGTTCTGGAGGCTGCCAACCTTTTCCAG TTTCTACAGCTGGTGGATGCTTGTGCCAGCTTTCTCACAGAAGCACTGAACCCAGAAAATTGTATTGGAATATTGAGGCTTGCAGACACACACTCCTTGGACAGTTTAAAGATGCAAGTCCAAAGTTACATCATTCAAAATTTTGTTCAGATTCTGAATTCTGAGGAGTTCCTTGAACTTCCTGTGGACACCTTGTACCACATCTTGAGAAGCGACGACCTGTGTGTGACTGAGGAAGCTCAAGTGTTTGAGACTGTGATGAGTTGGGTCCGGCACAAACAATCAGAACGACTCTGCCTACTCCCCTGTGTCCTCGAGAATGTGCGTTTACCACTTCTGGACCCATGGTACTTTGTGGAGATGGTCGAAGCAGACCCTCTCATTAGACAGTGCCCTGAAGTCTTCCCGCTGCTTCAGGAAGCCAGGATGTACCACCTTTCTGGCAATGAG AATTTCTGGAAATTCCTTAGATCTCATTACTGTGCTCCCAGGCTATCCTGCCTCCACCCCTGGTATGGTAGAAGATATACATGTAAACTTCACCCCTGGCTGGACCTTTTCACTGGCTCTCCATCACTTTCAGGAAGATACCCACTCTTTCTGCTAAAGTTCCCTAAACTCCACTTCGATGAACTATCTCCTGCTCAG ATTATTTCAGAGCGCACCAAACCCAGGATGCATGAGTTCCAGTCTGAGGTGTTTATGATCATTGGTGGCTGTACAAAGGATGAACGGTTTGTGGCAGAGGTAACCTGCCTGGACCCCCTAAGGCGCAGTCGCCTGGAGGTGGCCAAGCTTCCACTGACAGAGCATGAGCTGGAGAGTGAGAATAAGAAGTGGGTGGAGTTTGCATGCGTGACATTAAAAAATGAGGTCTACATATCAG GTGGCAAAGAAACACAGCACGAGGTTTGGAAATATAATTCCTCAATCAACAAATGGATTCAGATTGAATATTTAAACATAGGCCGCTGGAGGCATAAGATGGTCGTGTTGGGTGGCAAAGTCTATGTACTTGGGGGCTTTGATGGCTTACAAAGGATCAACAATGTGGAGACTTACGATCCCTTCCACAACTGCTGGTCAGAG gcTGCACCCCTCCTTGTCCATGTCAGTTCCTTTGCAGCCACCAGCCACAAGAAGAAGTTGTATGTCATTGGAGGAGGACCCAATGGAAAGCTGGCCACAGACAAGACTCAGTGTTATGATCCTTCAACCAATAAATGGGTTTTGAAGTCAGCCATGCCAGTAGAGGCTAAATGCATCAATGCAGTGAGTTTCCAGGATCATATCTATGTTGTTG GTGGTGCCATGAGAGCACTCTATGCCTATAGCCCTCTGGAAGACAGCTGGTGTCTGGTGACACAGCTCAGCCATGAGCGAGCCAGCTGTGGCATTGCACCCTGCAACAACAGGCTATATATCACTGGTGGACGGGACGAGAAGAATGAGGTCATTGCTACTGTGCTCTGCTGGGACCCCGAGGCTCAGAAGCTGACTGAGGAATGTGTGCTGCCACGAGGAGTGTCACATCATGGCAGTGTCACCATCAGGAAGTCATATACTCACATCCGGAGGGTTGTCCCTGGAGCAGTGTCTGTGTGA
- the Klhl6 gene encoding kelch-like protein 6 isoform X2 has protein sequence MSSCVWTFRNSLAIAWCLLQPATISGGKMTLKGDLFRSGRIHITGLSSRAMFCNDLKEKYEKRIIIKGVDAETMHTLLNYTYTSKALITKQNVQRVLEAANLFQFLQLVDACASFLTEALNPENCIGILRLADTHSLDSLKMQVQSYIIQNFVQILNSEEFLELPVDTLYHILRSDDLCVTEEAQVFETVMSWVRHKQSERLCLLPCVLENVRLPLLDPWYFVEMVEADPLIRQCPEVFPLLQEARMYHLSGNENFWKFLRSHYCAPRLSCLHPWYGRRYTCKLHPWLDLFTGSPSLSGRYPLFLLKFPKLHFDELSPAQIISERTKPRMHEFQSEVFMIIGGCTKDERFVAEVTCLDPLRRSRLEVAKLPLTEHELESENKKWVEFACVTLKNEVYISGGKETQHEVWKYNSSINKWIQIEYLNIGRWRHKMVVLGGKVYVLGGFDGLQRINNVETYDPFHNCWSEAAPLLVHVSSFAATSHKKKLYVIGGGPNGKLATDKTQCYDPSTNKWVLKSAMPVEAKCINAVSFQDHIYVVGGAMRALYAYSPLEDSWCLVTQLSHERASCGIAPCNNRLYITGGRDEKNEVIATVLCWDPEAQKLTEECVLPRGVSHHGSVTIRKSYTHIRRVVPGAVSV, from the exons ATGTCATCTTGTGTGTGGACATTCAGGAATTCTCTTGCCATCGCGTGGTGCTTGCTGCAGCCAGCAACTATTTCAG GAGGGAAGATGACTTTAAAAGGGGATCTGTTCAGGTCTGGAAGGATTCACATCACAGGCCTCTCTTCTAGGGCTATGTTCTGCAACGACTTAAAGGAAAAGTATGAGAAGAGGATCATTATTAAAGGGGTGGATGCTGAGACCATGCACACTCTCCTGAACTACACATACACAAGCAAGGCTCTGATCACCAAGCAGAATGTTCAGCGGGTTCTGGAGGCTGCCAACCTTTTCCAG TTTCTACAGCTGGTGGATGCTTGTGCCAGCTTTCTCACAGAAGCACTGAACCCAGAAAATTGTATTGGAATATTGAGGCTTGCAGACACACACTCCTTGGACAGTTTAAAGATGCAAGTCCAAAGTTACATCATTCAAAATTTTGTTCAGATTCTGAATTCTGAGGAGTTCCTTGAACTTCCTGTGGACACCTTGTACCACATCTTGAGAAGCGACGACCTGTGTGTGACTGAGGAAGCTCAAGTGTTTGAGACTGTGATGAGTTGGGTCCGGCACAAACAATCAGAACGACTCTGCCTACTCCCCTGTGTCCTCGAGAATGTGCGTTTACCACTTCTGGACCCATGGTACTTTGTGGAGATGGTCGAAGCAGACCCTCTCATTAGACAGTGCCCTGAAGTCTTCCCGCTGCTTCAGGAAGCCAGGATGTACCACCTTTCTGGCAATGAG AATTTCTGGAAATTCCTTAGATCTCATTACTGTGCTCCCAGGCTATCCTGCCTCCACCCCTGGTATGGTAGAAGATATACATGTAAACTTCACCCCTGGCTGGACCTTTTCACTGGCTCTCCATCACTTTCAGGAAGATACCCACTCTTTCTGCTAAAGTTCCCTAAACTCCACTTCGATGAACTATCTCCTGCTCAG ATTATTTCAGAGCGCACCAAACCCAGGATGCATGAGTTCCAGTCTGAGGTGTTTATGATCATTGGTGGCTGTACAAAGGATGAACGGTTTGTGGCAGAGGTAACCTGCCTGGACCCCCTAAGGCGCAGTCGCCTGGAGGTGGCCAAGCTTCCACTGACAGAGCATGAGCTGGAGAGTGAGAATAAGAAGTGGGTGGAGTTTGCATGCGTGACATTAAAAAATGAGGTCTACATATCAG GTGGCAAAGAAACACAGCACGAGGTTTGGAAATATAATTCCTCAATCAACAAATGGATTCAGATTGAATATTTAAACATAGGCCGCTGGAGGCATAAGATGGTCGTGTTGGGTGGCAAAGTCTATGTACTTGGGGGCTTTGATGGCTTACAAAGGATCAACAATGTGGAGACTTACGATCCCTTCCACAACTGCTGGTCAGAG gcTGCACCCCTCCTTGTCCATGTCAGTTCCTTTGCAGCCACCAGCCACAAGAAGAAGTTGTATGTCATTGGAGGAGGACCCAATGGAAAGCTGGCCACAGACAAGACTCAGTGTTATGATCCTTCAACCAATAAATGGGTTTTGAAGTCAGCCATGCCAGTAGAGGCTAAATGCATCAATGCAGTGAGTTTCCAGGATCATATCTATGTTGTTG GTGGTGCCATGAGAGCACTCTATGCCTATAGCCCTCTGGAAGACAGCTGGTGTCTGGTGACACAGCTCAGCCATGAGCGAGCCAGCTGTGGCATTGCACCCTGCAACAACAGGCTATATATCACTGGTGGACGGGACGAGAAGAATGAGGTCATTGCTACTGTGCTCTGCTGGGACCCCGAGGCTCAGAAGCTGACTGAGGAATGTGTGCTGCCACGAGGAGTGTCACATCATGGCAGTGTCACCATCAGGAAGTCATATACTCACATCCGGAGGGTTGTCCCTGGAGCAGTGTCTGTGTGA